A window from Enterocloster bolteae encodes these proteins:
- a CDS encoding MFS transporter, translating to MSAKDNAAVEMTEVKKTESEMKNRSMVLWAILSLSMANALVGTGISPALGVIRQSFPDAPGVLVQMIVSLPSLMVIAVAIPFAWLSRRYSVRKLCAAGLVLFLAGGLMGGLASGIYTLVLTRILIGAGYGLMMPLSVGLLSYFFTREEQHRLNGGIVIWSSVSSIICMVLAGYLAAISWRAVFLVYLFGIPCLWLCLKHIPDVTVTGAGGAAGDDRARRARGNLGVIRKTWVYGAGTFVVFVGYFAILNNCSSIILSEGLISGEKVGIIMSFQTVSSLVTGLYIGKLKKLLGRYMGTFIWLCSIGGLLSLYAKNSLALTMLGLVLFGIALASAVGTFNAEACIACERDESLAAGSVIMFMRSLGQFSSPLVLGFMARTAGASDIRFPYEGAALLSVVMMGVFWVNGLVRSSLKKQAAC from the coding sequence ATGAGCGCGAAAGACAATGCAGCAGTAGAAATGACAGAAGTGAAAAAAACAGAATCAGAAATGAAAAACAGGTCCATGGTGCTGTGGGCAATCCTGAGCCTTTCCATGGCCAATGCCCTGGTAGGAACTGGCATATCGCCTGCCCTGGGTGTCATACGCCAGAGTTTTCCGGATGCGCCCGGAGTGCTGGTGCAGATGATAGTGTCCCTGCCGTCCCTGATGGTAATTGCCGTGGCCATTCCCTTTGCATGGCTCAGCAGACGCTATTCTGTCCGGAAGCTCTGCGCTGCGGGACTGGTCCTGTTTCTGGCCGGCGGCCTTATGGGCGGTCTGGCTTCCGGAATTTATACCCTGGTCCTGACCAGAATCCTGATTGGAGCCGGATATGGGCTGATGATGCCCCTGTCAGTGGGGCTGCTGTCCTATTTCTTCACCAGGGAGGAACAGCACCGCTTAAATGGCGGCATTGTCATCTGGTCCAGTGTCTCATCCATCATATGCATGGTGCTGGCCGGGTACCTGGCTGCCATATCCTGGCGGGCGGTGTTTCTGGTGTATCTGTTTGGAATACCATGTCTGTGGCTGTGCCTTAAGCATATTCCTGATGTGACGGTCACCGGCGCCGGGGGAGCAGCGGGAGATGACAGGGCGCGCCGGGCCAGGGGGAATCTTGGCGTCATCAGGAAAACATGGGTCTATGGGGCCGGAACCTTTGTGGTGTTTGTAGGTTATTTTGCCATACTGAACAACTGTTCCTCCATCATTCTGTCGGAGGGCCTGATCAGCGGGGAAAAGGTGGGGATCATCATGTCCTTCCAGACTGTAAGCTCCCTGGTGACAGGGCTTTACATAGGAAAGCTTAAGAAACTCCTGGGAAGGTATATGGGCACCTTCATATGGCTGTGCTCCATTGGGGGACTGCTGTCCCTGTACGCGAAGAACAGTCTGGCATTGACCATGCTGGGACTGGTTCTGTTTGGAATTGCCCTTGCCTCGGCAGTGGGAACCTTTAACGCGGAGGCGTGTATTGCCTGTGAGAGGGATGAGTCCCTGGCGGCAGGCTCTGTCATCATGTTCATGAGAAGCCTGGGACAGTTTTCCTCACCCCTGGTACTGGGATTTATGGCCCGGACTGCGGGAGCTTCGGATATACGCTTCCCATATGAGGGCGCGGCCCTGCTGTCTGTTGTCATGATGGGGGTGTTCTGGGTAAACGGGCTGGTGAGAAGCAGCCTGAAAAAACAGGCGGCCTGCTGA
- the abc-f gene encoding ribosomal protection-like ABC-F family protein translates to MILSCSNISKSFGEKHILKQVSFHLEDHEKAAIVGINGAGKSTLLKIIIGELACDEGCVALSKGASIGYLAQHQDLDSESTIHDALLEVKRPILQMEERIRSLELDMKSASGEGLENMLEEYSRLTHQFELEGGYACRSEITGVLKGLGFAEEEFSKPINALSGGQKTRVSLGKLLLTKPDILLLDEPTNHLDMESIAWLETYLKTYSGSVIIVAHDRYFLDRVVTKIVELDNGTGTVFSGNYTAYSDKKAMLRDARIRAYLNQQQEIRHQEAVIAKLKSFNREKSIRRAESREKMLDKIDRLEKPIDIDDSMDIRLEPDVESGKDVLTVTGLSKSFDSQTLFTDVNFEIKRGERVAIIGNNGTGKTTLLKIINQLLPADAGEIRLGSKVHIGYYDQEHQVLHMDKTLFDEIQDTYPSMNNTQIRNTLASFLFTGDDVFKLIRDLSGGERGRVSLAKLMLSDANFLLLDEPTNHLDITSKEILESALCRYTGTVLYVSHDRYFINRTATRILDLTGQSLINYIGSYDYYLEKKDVVEAAFAARNSRTSAVSGSSQSPDRPSQGSPNDLKLEWKAQKEEQARIRRIQNELRKTEESIHALETRDSEIDALLTLEEVYTDVPRLMELNKEKEEIAGQLEKLYQSWEELAEEA, encoded by the coding sequence ATGATTTTATCATGCAGCAATATAAGCAAATCATTTGGAGAGAAACATATATTAAAGCAGGTTTCCTTCCACCTGGAGGACCATGAAAAGGCAGCCATTGTCGGAATCAACGGCGCCGGCAAGTCCACTCTCCTCAAAATCATCATCGGGGAACTGGCCTGTGACGAGGGGTGCGTGGCCCTGAGCAAAGGGGCCTCCATCGGCTACCTGGCCCAGCACCAGGACCTGGACAGCGAGAGCACCATCCACGACGCCCTGCTGGAGGTCAAGCGCCCCATCCTTCAGATGGAAGAACGCATCCGCTCCCTGGAACTGGATATGAAAAGCGCGTCCGGCGAAGGTTTAGAAAACATGCTGGAGGAATACAGCCGCCTGACCCACCAGTTTGAGCTGGAGGGCGGTTATGCCTGCCGCAGTGAAATCACCGGCGTATTAAAGGGCCTTGGCTTTGCCGAGGAGGAATTTTCAAAGCCCATCAACGCCCTGTCCGGGGGCCAGAAAACCCGCGTATCCCTGGGCAAGCTTCTGCTGACCAAGCCTGACATCCTGCTCCTTGACGAGCCCACCAACCACCTGGATATGGAATCCATCGCCTGGCTGGAGACATACCTTAAGACCTACAGCGGCAGCGTAATCATCGTTGCCCATGACCGCTATTTCCTGGACCGGGTGGTGACAAAAATCGTGGAGCTGGACAATGGAACCGGGACCGTGTTCAGCGGCAATTACACGGCCTACAGCGACAAAAAAGCCATGCTTCGGGACGCCAGAATCCGGGCATACTTAAATCAGCAGCAGGAAATCAGGCACCAGGAGGCCGTCATTGCCAAGCTTAAATCCTTTAACCGGGAAAAATCCATCCGCAGGGCCGAGAGCCGGGAAAAGATGCTGGATAAAATCGACCGGCTGGAAAAGCCCATAGACATCGACGACTCCATGGATATCCGGCTGGAGCCGGATGTGGAAAGCGGCAAGGATGTGCTTACCGTTACCGGCCTGAGCAAGTCCTTTGACAGCCAGACCCTGTTCACAGACGTAAATTTTGAAATCAAGCGCGGGGAACGGGTGGCCATCATCGGCAACAACGGCACCGGCAAGACCACTCTCCTTAAAATCATCAACCAGCTGCTGCCCGCCGATGCCGGCGAGATACGTCTGGGCTCCAAGGTGCACATCGGCTACTACGACCAGGAACACCAGGTCCTTCATATGGATAAGACCTTGTTTGACGAAATCCAGGACACCTATCCCAGCATGAACAATACCCAGATCCGCAACACCCTGGCGTCCTTTCTCTTTACAGGGGATGATGTGTTCAAGTTGATCCGCGATTTAAGCGGCGGCGAGCGGGGCCGGGTCTCCCTGGCCAAGCTGATGCTTTCCGACGCCAATTTCCTGCTCCTTGACGAGCCCACCAACCATCTGGACATCACCTCCAAGGAAATCCTGGAAAGCGCCCTGTGCCGTTACACCGGAACTGTACTCTATGTATCCCACGACCGGTATTTCATCAACCGCACAGCCACCAGAATTCTGGACTTGACCGGACAGTCCCTGATTAACTATATCGGCAGCTATGACTATTATCTGGAGAAAAAGGATGTGGTGGAAGCCGCGTTTGCAGCCAGGAACAGCCGTACATCCGCAGTGTCCGGTTCCTCCCAGTCCCCGGACCGGCCGTCCCAGGGTTCCCCAAACGACCTGAAGCTGGAATGGAAAGCCCAGAAGGAAGAACAGGCCCGTATACGCAGGATTCAGAACGAGCTCAGAAAAACAGAGGAGTCCATTCACGCCCTGGAGACCAGGGACAGCGAGATCGACGCCCTCCTCACCCTGGAAGAGGTGTACACCGATGTGCCCCGGCTTATGGAACTGAATAAGGAAAAAGAGGAAATAGCCGGACAGCTGGAAAAGCTGTACCAGAGCTGGGAAGAATTGGCCGAGGAGGCCTGA
- a CDS encoding M20 metallopeptidase family protein, whose product MQGLLNEVQEYRDRMVEWRRNIHSCPETGFHLPKTSAMVAGVLEKLGFQVHTGFAESAVLGILETGRPGNTIAVRADMDALGMQDEKDVPYRSARDGVCHACGHDVHTALLLGLASYLSEHRDQIPGGCVKLIFQPAEEGPAPGGAKLIVDSGVLDGVDAIFGAHCQPQYPAGVMGCRYGSFFASGDFFEVKLKGTGCHAASPHKGKDLISIAMEMIQAIQNIGSREIPPMKTAVISVCSINAGVLSTKNVLPSELTFGGTYRAHDGQVRDYIAGRLEQIVRDLSRMNEITCEFEDSFAFPSFANDRDITDTIYQSAAEVLGQDKVMKRPEPEMGSEDFAWYTRKYKGAFFFFGVKNEEKGLTASLHNPRFDIDEDAMVPALAVYINTLYHLLERQDV is encoded by the coding sequence ATGCAGGGGTTACTGAATGAGGTGCAGGAATACAGGGACAGGATGGTGGAGTGGAGAAGGAATATACATTCCTGTCCTGAAACCGGATTTCATCTGCCAAAGACATCGGCCATGGTGGCGGGAGTGCTGGAGAAGCTGGGATTTCAGGTGCACACCGGATTTGCAGAAAGCGCTGTCCTGGGAATCCTGGAAACAGGCAGGCCGGGAAATACCATAGCGGTCAGGGCGGATATGGATGCCCTGGGGATGCAGGATGAGAAGGATGTGCCTTACCGCTCTGCCAGGGATGGGGTATGCCATGCCTGCGGCCACGACGTACATACAGCCCTTTTGCTGGGGCTGGCATCCTATCTTTCAGAGCACAGGGACCAGATTCCCGGCGGATGCGTCAAACTGATTTTCCAGCCTGCCGAGGAAGGTCCTGCGCCTGGCGGGGCAAAGCTCATCGTGGATTCAGGGGTGTTGGACGGCGTGGACGCCATATTCGGAGCCCACTGCCAGCCTCAATATCCGGCAGGTGTGATGGGATGCAGGTACGGAAGCTTTTTTGCCAGCGGTGATTTTTTCGAGGTAAAGCTTAAGGGAACCGGGTGCCATGCGGCTTCGCCCCATAAGGGGAAGGACCTGATATCCATTGCCATGGAGATGATTCAGGCCATACAGAATATAGGTTCCAGGGAAATACCGCCCATGAAGACAGCCGTTATCTCGGTATGCTCTATAAACGCCGGGGTACTGTCCACTAAAAATGTCCTTCCCTCAGAGCTGACCTTTGGAGGAACCTACCGGGCCCACGACGGTCAGGTGAGGGACTATATAGCAGGCAGGCTGGAGCAGATTGTAAGAGACTTAAGCCGGATGAACGAAATCACCTGTGAATTTGAGGATTCCTTTGCGTTTCCCTCCTTTGCCAATGACAGAGATATCACGGATACCATTTACCAATCCGCGGCAGAGGTATTGGGACAGGACAAGGTGATGAAGCGTCCGGAGCCTGAGATGGGATCAGAGGATTTTGCCTGGTATACCAGGAAATACAAAGGCGCCTTTTTCTTCTTCGGAGTGAAGAATGAGGAGAAAGGACTGACTGCCAGTCTGCATAATCCCAGATTTGATATTGATGAGGATGCCATGGTTCCGGCTTTGGCTGTCTATATTAACACACTGTACCATCTTCTGGAAAGGCAGGATGTATGA
- a CDS encoding MalY/PatB family protein: MYDFDRTFDRHNTEVIKWDRLEKDFGRKDLIPFGIADMDFETLPEITRAMTERAKHPTYGYTFPSEGYYESFIEWNRTRNHFDIKREELITIPGVVCACSFIIYALTEKGDKVMVNTPVYDPFFKVIEQQERTLVTSSLKLEHGRYEMDFEDMEEKFKEGVKLFILCSPHNPVGRVWTMEELTRLNDLCSRYHVLVFSDEIHSDLVFPGHKHIPYQTVNQDAAGRSVTAMAPSKTFNIAGLKSSVLIIKNPELYSRVNKVVTAFHVGVDLFGLKAFEVAYRHGAAYVDELNQYLYENAQFVAEYVAENLPAAKTYVQDGTYLMWLGFTALGLSQKELMEKVVGAGVAPNDGSHYGIEGNGFLRINIGTQRAMLKEGLERLKTIFG, from the coding sequence ATGTATGATTTCGACAGGACATTTGACAGACATAATACGGAGGTAATTAAGTGGGACCGGCTGGAAAAAGATTTTGGCCGGAAGGATCTGATTCCCTTTGGAATCGCGGACATGGACTTTGAGACACTGCCGGAGATCACCCGGGCCATGACGGAGAGGGCAAAGCATCCGACCTATGGGTATACGTTCCCGTCGGAGGGGTACTACGAGAGCTTTATTGAATGGAACAGAACGCGCAATCACTTTGACATAAAGAGGGAGGAGCTGATTACTATTCCAGGCGTTGTCTGCGCATGTTCCTTCATCATCTATGCACTGACGGAAAAAGGGGACAAGGTGATGGTAAACACGCCTGTTTACGACCCGTTTTTTAAGGTGATTGAGCAGCAGGAGAGGACCCTGGTGACCTCATCCCTGAAGCTTGAACATGGACGGTATGAAATGGATTTTGAGGACATGGAGGAGAAATTCAAGGAGGGGGTTAAGCTCTTCATCCTTTGCAGCCCCCATAACCCGGTGGGCCGTGTGTGGACCATGGAGGAGCTGACCAGACTCAATGATTTGTGCAGCCGCTACCATGTTCTGGTATTTTCGGACGAGATCCACTCGGATCTGGTTTTTCCGGGACACAAGCATATTCCTTACCAGACAGTGAACCAGGATGCGGCGGGGCGCAGCGTCACTGCCATGGCTCCCAGCAAAACCTTTAATATTGCCGGTCTTAAGTCCTCTGTCCTGATTATCAAGAATCCGGAACTGTATAGCAGGGTGAACAAGGTGGTCACCGCGTTTCATGTGGGAGTGGATCTGTTCGGACTTAAGGCCTTTGAGGTGGCCTACCGCCATGGGGCAGCCTATGTGGATGAGCTGAATCAGTACTTATATGAAAATGCGCAGTTTGTGGCAGAGTATGTGGCGGAGAACCTGCCTGCGGCAAAGACATATGTCCAGGATGGAACCTATCTTATGTGGCTGGGTTTTACGGCACTGGGATTAAGCCAGAAGGAACTCATGGAAAAGGTGGTAGGGGCAGGTGTGGCGCCCAATGACGGTTCCCACTATGGAATAGAAGGAAATGGATTCCTTCGTATCAATATCGGTACACAGAGAGCCATGCTTAAGGAAGGCCTTGAACGGCTGAAAACCATATTTGGCTGA